A portion of the Pirellulales bacterium genome contains these proteins:
- a CDS encoding LysR family transcriptional regulator: protein LLKVFVALMEQGSVTTAAAHLQLAQSSLSHALSRLRDNFGNQLFVRTGSGMQPTPFALEIYEPLSQALVTMQAALKKASDFDAASSDRVLSLIMTDVCQLIFLPTLLGHIREKAPKISIIVHEMPRRAYRTALEEGKADLAIGQLPQEHTDFFQQRIFNETYCCVMRAKHPLSEEDLTLDSYLSAEHLAIGPPAVCETMIQKALGPLATQRGVRLHLPNHMVAPFTLAETDLIAVLPRTLAGIFLRMGGLVERPVPFEIEPIVTRQFWHERSHDDKACRWLRQTISALFAQRTSARTRGGA, encoded by the coding sequence CTATTGAAGGTTTTCGTTGCGCTTATGGAGCAAGGCAGCGTGACCACAGCCGCCGCTCATCTGCAATTGGCGCAATCGTCACTGAGTCACGCATTGTCGCGTCTGCGCGACAATTTTGGGAATCAGCTCTTCGTTCGGACAGGGTCGGGAATGCAGCCGACTCCCTTTGCATTGGAAATTTATGAGCCGTTGTCGCAAGCGTTGGTCACGATGCAGGCTGCCTTGAAGAAGGCAAGTGATTTTGATGCTGCTTCGTCTGATAGAGTTCTTAGTCTCATCATGACAGATGTTTGTCAGCTGATATTCCTGCCCACACTGCTCGGACACATCAGGGAGAAGGCTCCCAAAATTTCGATAATTGTTCACGAAATGCCGCGTCGGGCTTATCGTACCGCCCTCGAAGAGGGCAAAGCGGATCTTGCAATAGGGCAGCTCCCACAGGAGCATACTGACTTTTTCCAGCAACGAATCTTCAACGAAACTTATTGCTGCGTAATGCGTGCAAAGCATCCTTTGTCGGAGGAGGATCTCACCTTAGACAGCTATCTGTCGGCAGAGCATCTCGCTATCGGCCCGCCAGCCGTTTGCGAGACCATGATTCAAAAGGCGTTAGGACCTCTCGCAACGCAACGTGGCGTTCGCCTTCATCTACCGAATCATATGGTTGCGCCCTTCACTCTCGCCGAGACCGATTTGATTGCCGTTCTGCCTCGCACGTTGGCCGGTATATTTTTGCGGATGGGAGGATTGGTGGAGCGGCCGGTGCCTTTTGAGATTGAACCTATCGTCACGCGACAATTTTGGCATGAGCGATCGCATGACGATAAAGCCTGCCGTTGGCTTCGCCAAACTATCAGTGCGCTTTTTGCTCAAAGAACCTCCGCCCGGACTCGCGGTGGTGCTTAA